The following coding sequences lie in one Rutidosis leptorrhynchoides isolate AG116_Rl617_1_P2 chromosome 4, CSIRO_AGI_Rlap_v1, whole genome shotgun sequence genomic window:
- the LOC139845131 gene encoding 5'-methylthioadenosine/S-adenosylhomocysteine nucleosidase-like, with translation MSPPPPNEDDVINHHDSSSVDQKRPISTIVIIIAMQTEALPLVDSFQLTEDVNSLFPKGTPWVRYHGTYKGLNISIIWPGKDAVTGVDSVGTVSASLVTYAAIQALQPDLVINAGTAGGFKAKGACTGDVYIASEVAFHDRRIPIPVFDLYGVGLRRGCSTPNLLKELDLKVGKLSTGDSLDMIPHDEASILANDAVVKDMEGAAVGYVTDLLKVPAIFVKAVTDIVDGDKPTSEEFLNNLSAVTVALGKAVTQVVDYISGKSLAEL, from the exons ATGTCTCCTCCTCCGCCAAATGAAGATGACGTCATAAACCATCACGACTCATCATCAGTTGATCAAAAGCGTCCCATATCTACCATCGTTATCATCATCG CTATGCAGACTGAAGCATTACCTCTTGTTGATTCCTTTCAGCTAACGGAAGACGTTAATTCTCT ATTTCCAAAAGGAACTCCTTGGGTCCGCTATCACGGTACTTACAAAGGtctaaatataagtattatatggcCAGGGAAGGATGCTGTTACTG GTGTTGACAGTGTTGGCACCGTTTCTGCATCTCTTGTGACTTATGCTGCTATTCAGGCATTACAACCAGATCTCGTCATAAATGCTGGCACTGCTGGTGGATTTAAA GCAAAAGGAGCTTGTACTGGTGACGTGTATATTGCATCAGAAGTTGCTTTTCATGATAGAAGGATACCAATCCCG GTTTTTGATCTCTACGGGGTTGGTTTGCGAAGAGGATGCTCGACACCAAATCTGTTGAAGGAGCTTGATTTAAAG GTCGGTAAACTATCTACTGGAGATTCATTGGATATGATCCCACATGATGAGGCTTCCATACTTGCAAATGACGCCGTTGTTAAAGACATGGAG GGAGCTGCTGTGGGTTATGTGACAGATCTTTTGAAAGTGCCAGCAATTTTTGTAAAAGCGGTTACTGATATTGTTGATGGAGACAAACCGACTTCTGAAGAATTTTTGAATAATTTATCAGCAGTGACTGTTGCTCTCGGCAAAGCAGTTACTCAGGTAGTTGATTACATCAGTGGCAAGTCCCTTGCGGAACTTTGA
- the LOC139842650 gene encoding uncharacterized protein — MYAFKKEIGNLGGILTVWDPNIFTANCVIEKDSFIAIKGLWKDVGTELILVNIYGPQTEIAKKKMWFDLSELLKYNNAMWVLLGDFNEVRFFTERKNTEFCERNAKYFNEFIKDNALLDLPLGGRTYTRISDDSQKFSKLDRFLVSENFIENWPSANVTIIDKKHTDHCPLILKDGDVDFGPKPVKVFDEWLKHKESYDIIKVAWNTKVKSYRPDCIFHDKLKLVKQELEKWYSTSHGKLGIEIEELTTVVNEWEKKAETSELSEAQHNKWMAD, encoded by the coding sequence ATGTATGCCTTTAAAAAAGAAATAGGTAATTTGGGCGGGATTCTAACGGTCTGGGACCCTAATATTTTTACTGCTAACTGTGTTATTGAAAAGGACTCCTTTATTGCGATAAAAGGACTTTGGAAAGATGTAGGTACTGAGCTCATTTTGGTGAACATATACGGACCACAAACTGAGATTGCTAAAAAGAAAATGTGGTTTGACCTTTCCGAGTTATTGAAGTATAATAATGCAATGTGGGTTTTACTTGGGGATTTCAACGAAGTTCGATTTTTCACCGAAAGAAAGAACACAGAATTTTGCGAGAGAAATGCTAAATATTTCAATGAGttcattaaggataatgctttacTTGATTTGCCGTTAGGCGGAAGAACCTACACTCGTATCAGCGACGATAGCCAAAAATTTAGTAAGCTTGATCGTTTCCTCGTTTCGGAGAATTTTATTGAAAATTGGCCAAGTGCCAATGTCACGATCATAGACAAGAAGCATACAGACCACTGTCCGTTAATTTTAAAAGACGGTGACGTTGATTTTGGACCCAAACCGGTAAAAGTCTTCGATGAATGGTTGAAACATAAAGAGTCCTATGATATCATAAAAGTAGCATGGAATACAAAAGTCAAAAGTTACAGACCAGACTGCATATTTCATGACAAACTAAAATTGGTTAAACAAGAACTCGAGAAATGGTATTCCACCTCACATGGCAAACTAGGAATCGAAATCGAGGAATTAACAACGGTTGTAAATGAATGGGAAAAGAAAGCCGAGACCTCTGAACTTAGCGAAGCTCAACATAATAAATGGATGGCTGACTGA